One stretch of Sphingobacteriales bacterium DNA includes these proteins:
- the dnaB gene encoding replicative DNA helicase: protein MEKKTESFSERLTSIRAKIQQVASQQLEYGRIPPQAVDIEEAVLGAIMLEKDALTEVVDFLHADVFYREEHKIIFNAILNLYNNTKPIDILTVTNELRSEGKLEAVGGAFYISELTNRVGSSANIEYHSRILVEKFLLRELIRISTQVQVMAYDDQTDVFDLLDQTEREIFNISQGNLKGSYLPMSTLITKSIEEIENISKNREKTGTSGVPSGFIELDKITLGWQKSDLIIIASRPGMGKTSFVLSMARNAAVDFEKSVAIFSLEMSATQLVNRLISAEAEIRSEKLRSGDLAEHEWEQLHAKISKLANAKIFIDDTPGINVFELRAKCRRMKSQYGIDMVIIDYLQLMNSHIDNRKNVNREQEISSISRALKAMAKDLDVPVIALSQLSREVEKRSGTKKPMLSDLRESGSIEQDADQVLFIYRPEYYKIYEDDDHLPTKGVAEINLAKNRHGQVRDAIRLRFIDSFAKFSDLDYNLGLPQNGTFVLPSKANHDLPDQEDEDEPPMPF from the coding sequence ATGGAAAAGAAGACAGAATCGTTTTCAGAAAGGCTTACAAGTATCAGGGCAAAGATACAACAGGTGGCTTCACAGCAACTGGAGTACGGCAGAATACCGCCTCAGGCTGTCGATATCGAAGAAGCTGTTTTGGGTGCAATTATGCTCGAAAAAGATGCCCTGACGGAAGTAGTTGATTTTCTCCATGCTGATGTTTTTTACCGTGAGGAACATAAAATAATTTTTAATGCCATCCTGAACCTCTACAATAATACGAAACCGATTGATATTCTTACAGTTACTAATGAATTAAGGTCTGAAGGGAAGTTAGAGGCTGTGGGTGGAGCTTTTTATATCAGTGAGTTGACCAATAGGGTTGGCTCTTCTGCTAATATTGAATACCATTCCAGAATACTTGTCGAAAAATTCCTTTTAAGGGAACTGATCAGGATTTCAACGCAGGTACAGGTTATGGCCTATGATGATCAGACAGATGTGTTTGATTTGCTTGACCAGACTGAACGTGAAATATTTAATATTTCCCAGGGTAATCTGAAGGGAAGCTATCTGCCCATGAGTACCTTGATTACAAAAAGCATTGAAGAAATTGAGAATATTTCAAAAAACAGGGAAAAAACAGGGACTTCAGGCGTGCCGTCCGGATTTATTGAGTTGGACAAGATCACACTTGGCTGGCAGAAAAGCGACCTGATCATTATTGCTTCGCGTCCCGGTATGGGTAAAACTTCATTTGTCTTATCGATGGCCCGGAATGCCGCTGTTGATTTTGAGAAATCCGTTGCCATTTTTTCACTTGAAATGTCGGCCACTCAGCTGGTTAACCGTTTGATTTCGGCTGAAGCTGAAATACGTTCTGAAAAACTGAGGAGTGGTGATTTGGCTGAGCACGAGTGGGAGCAGCTTCATGCAAAAATTTCAAAGCTGGCAAATGCAAAAATATTTATTGACGACACCCCGGGAATAAATGTATTTGAACTGAGGGCAAAATGCCGGAGAATGAAATCGCAGTACGGCATCGATATGGTCATTATTGACTATCTGCAGTTGATGAACTCTCATATCGATAATCGTAAAAATGTCAACAGGGAACAGGAAATCAGCTCTATTTCAAGAGCACTGAAAGCAATGGCTAAAGACCTTGATGTACCGGTCATTGCGCTTTCGCAGTTAAGCCGTGAGGTTGAAAAAAGATCAGGGACTAAAAAACCCATGCTTAGCGACTTGCGTGAATCAGGCTCTATTGAGCAGGATGCCGACCAGGTTTTGTTTATTTATCGTCCGGAGTATTACAAGATTTATGAGGATGATGACCACCTGCCTACGAAAGGAGTTGCCGAAATTAATCTGGCCAAAAACAGGCATGGTCAGGTCAGAGATGCTATCCGGCTTAGATTTATTGATTCTTTTGCAAAATTTTCAGACCTTGATTATAATCTTGGCCTGCCTCAGAATGGCACCTTTGTTCTGCCTTCAAAAGCAAACCATGATCTTCCGGACCAGGAAGATGAGGACGAACCTCCCATGCCATTTTAG
- a CDS encoding dipeptidase, translating to MKRKISLFLLFTLFVSLISDACTNYIVTRGASADGSTFITYSADSHVLYGELYYKPARDYPENAMMRIYEWDSGKFLGEIKQVRHTYSVVGNMNEYQVSIGETTFGGREELVNPEGIIDYGSLIYLALQRAKTAREAIQVMTSLVDEYGYYSSGESFSIADKNECWILEMLGKGKGKKGALWVAVRIPDGYVSGHANQSRITTFPLNDPENCLYDKEVISFAREKGWYTGPDKEFSFSDAYAQPDFGGARFCDIRVWAFFNHIADGMDKYQDYVSGHIKIENGKVVGRMPLYIKPKRKITVQDMMFFMRDHLEGTAFDMTKDIGAGPWGLPYRWRPLTWKVDEKTYCNERATATQQTGFVFVAQARNWLPDPIGGIFWFGVDDANTTVFSPMYCGINKVPPAYAEGNGNMLQFSNDAAFWVFTMVSNFTYLRYSYMIEDVRKVQKELEDKFVSYMPAIDLAAKNLYDKNPELARQFLTDYSVNTGQAVVERWKQLFQYLIVKYHDGNIKKEKDGQFETNGYGMPVSPSQPGYPEWFLKKIVEDKGSFLEAPSGH from the coding sequence ATGAAACGTAAAATAAGCTTGTTTTTACTCTTTACCTTATTTGTCAGCTTGATTTCTGATGCATGCACCAATTATATTGTTACAAGAGGTGCTTCTGCTGATGGTTCAACTTTTATTACCTATTCTGCCGATTCGCACGTTCTTTATGGCGAGTTGTACTATAAACCGGCAAGAGATTATCCCGAAAATGCCATGATGAGAATATACGAATGGGACAGTGGTAAGTTTTTGGGAGAAATCAAACAAGTAAGACATACTTATTCCGTTGTTGGCAACATGAATGAATATCAGGTTTCAATTGGAGAAACCACTTTCGGGGGTAGAGAAGAATTGGTGAATCCTGAAGGAATTATTGACTATGGTTCATTAATCTACCTTGCTTTACAAAGAGCAAAGACAGCCCGTGAAGCCATTCAGGTGATGACAAGCCTGGTGGATGAATATGGTTATTACAGTTCAGGCGAATCATTCTCCATTGCCGATAAAAATGAATGCTGGATACTTGAAATGTTAGGAAAAGGAAAGGGTAAAAAAGGCGCTTTGTGGGTAGCTGTCAGAATACCAGATGGTTATGTGAGCGGACATGCCAATCAGTCCAGAATAACCACTTTTCCGTTGAATGATCCTGAAAACTGTCTGTACGATAAAGAGGTAATTTCTTTTGCCAGAGAAAAAGGCTGGTACACAGGACCCGACAAGGAATTCAGTTTTTCAGATGCCTATGCTCAGCCGGATTTTGGCGGAGCTCGTTTTTGTGACATCAGGGTTTGGGCATTTTTCAACCATATTGCCGATGGAATGGATAAATATCAGGATTATGTCAGCGGTCATATTAAAATTGAAAATGGCAAGGTAGTCGGACGTATGCCCCTGTATATCAAGCCAAAAAGAAAAATTACCGTACAGGATATGATGTTTTTCATGCGTGATCATCTGGAAGGCACTGCATTCGATATGACCAAAGATATAGGTGCAGGCCCCTGGGGATTACCTTACCGCTGGCGTCCGCTGACATGGAAGGTTGATGAAAAAACTTACTGCAATGAAAGAGCAACGGCAACTCAACAGACAGGTTTCGTTTTTGTTGCACAGGCACGCAACTGGCTTCCCGATCCGATTGGCGGTATTTTCTGGTTTGGTGTCGATGATGCCAATACAACTGTTTTTTCTCCAATGTATTGCGGAATCAATAAGGTGCCTCCTGCTTATGCCGAAGGTAACGGCAACATGCTCCAATTCAGCAATGATGCCGCTTTTTGGGTATTTACCATGGTTTCCAATTTTACCTATCTGCGATACAGCTACATGATTGAAGATGTCAGAAAAGTTCAGAAGGAACTTGAAGACAAGTTTGTGAGTTATATGCCGGCTATTGATCTGGCGGCAAAAAACCTTTATGATAAAAACCCTGAGCTTGCTCGTCAGTTTCTGACTGATTATTCTGTTAACACGGGGCAGGCTGTTGTGGAGCGTTGGAAACAGCTTTTTCAGTATCTGATTGTTAAATACCATGATGGCAATATCAAGAAAGAAAAAGACGGACAATTTGAAACCAATGGCTATGGTATGCCGGTAAGCCCTTCACAGCCCGGTTATCCTGAGTGGTTTCTGAAGAAAATTGTAGAAGACAAAGGTTCTTTCCTCGAAGCTCCCTCGGGTCATTAA
- a CDS encoding CBS domain-containing protein, with protein MAGIVIPAVLAIILYFIFVFIFIIPSARNNLLEEKKQHVRELTETSWGVLYAYYYDELFGFLPKDSAQKYAIDKLAKVRYGTDKKDYYWIIDTTPVMIMHPYRKDLVGKYVGNFKDEKGKRLFQEAKQITSESGEGYIRYMWQWQDDSLKIEEKISFVKIFKPWGWIIGTGIYLNDIRSETKKLTRNTIEISLAIFIFVLLLMFFLIRHALKIEISRQLAEKEKKVTFEKYKALAEANPEGVIMVFEDLRLNLNKNMQRLLGYKDEDIPHLHIHDIISQQQIDRYLGDKYLRYLMLGVAEPKNFEAHLRRKDGSFINMFVNCSRIIIEDRLAVVISAKDIMFEEFARKQIGLSREKYKDLLDIVHIGLFRISSLENPDFLEVNRAFGEILGFNFQNEIFSFLLKDFFLNQNEWEIFEHYIILSGFIKNFQVRMKSNNGSELIAELSAVKIHDNENNDSYIEGMIIDKSGEARKILEKENLMLNLKSSSYLLHQPLKTIARKVVFCDASATTGQLIETMQINRTDAILVKKDNNFIGIITDHDLRDRVLAQGLGKDVYAEEVLTTPLICLPESALVHEALLKMQEKRINHLPVTGDNQSVTGIVSVNDILQLQQNSASVLILTIQNSKSPEEWTDLKPKLHTLCKMYIHGGSKYQTITDLITNVSDAVVEKLCIWAENELGKPPVKYSFLAIGSQGRRELTLKTDQDNALVFENVEISRLEEVKKYFLQFSQYICYGLDKAGFDLCPGDLMAMNPKWCLSLQEWKALYTKWIISGGDDERFEYTAFFDVRNVFGDASLISEIKNHIANELYKSKILLQLLISDISTYKTQVNVFGKIITEKTDRHPSAFNIKTSIAHITNLVRILSLKFQLNEINTSARLESLANISGLDKLYLEELDFAYNWLMLLRIKNQLDAIEKNAIPDNFIDPRYLSEIEYDTTRKILDSIAKAGKKLKSIL; from the coding sequence ATGGCAGGGATAGTTATTCCTGCCGTATTAGCCATTATACTCTATTTTATTTTCGTGTTTATATTCATTATCCCTTCAGCCCGTAATAACCTGCTGGAAGAAAAAAAACAGCATGTCAGAGAGCTTACTGAAACTTCCTGGGGCGTTCTGTATGCTTATTATTATGATGAGTTATTTGGCTTTTTACCAAAAGATTCGGCACAGAAATATGCTATTGATAAGCTTGCAAAGGTCAGGTATGGTACAGATAAAAAAGATTATTATTGGATTATCGATACAACTCCTGTCATGATCATGCATCCTTACAGAAAAGACCTGGTAGGAAAATATGTCGGCAACTTTAAAGATGAGAAAGGGAAAAGACTATTTCAGGAAGCTAAACAAATAACGTCAGAAAGCGGAGAAGGATATATCCGTTATATGTGGCAATGGCAGGATGATTCTTTAAAAATTGAAGAAAAAATATCTTTCGTCAAAATTTTTAAGCCATGGGGTTGGATTATTGGAACAGGAATTTATTTAAATGATATCAGATCAGAAACTAAAAAGCTGACGCGGAATACAATCGAAATATCACTCGCAATTTTCATATTTGTTCTGTTATTAATGTTTTTTTTGATACGGCATGCTTTAAAAATTGAAATCTCAAGACAGTTGGCTGAAAAAGAAAAGAAAGTAACTTTTGAAAAATATAAAGCACTGGCAGAGGCCAATCCTGAAGGAGTGATCATGGTTTTTGAAGATTTAAGGCTGAATCTGAATAAAAACATGCAGCGTTTGCTTGGTTATAAAGATGAAGACATTCCCCATCTTCATATTCATGATATAATCTCTCAGCAACAGATTGACAGGTATCTGGGAGATAAATATCTTCGCTATCTGATGCTTGGTGTGGCAGAACCTAAAAATTTTGAAGCCCATCTGAGAAGAAAAGATGGCTCTTTTATCAACATGTTTGTCAATTGCTCCAGAATAATTATTGAAGACCGCTTAGCAGTGGTTATTTCTGCCAAAGACATCATGTTTGAAGAATTTGCCCGGAAACAAATAGGGCTCAGCCGTGAAAAATATAAGGATTTACTCGATATTGTTCATATTGGCCTGTTCAGAATTAGCAGTCTGGAAAATCCTGACTTTCTCGAAGTTAACAGAGCTTTTGGTGAAATACTTGGATTTAATTTCCAGAATGAAATTTTTTCTTTCTTGCTAAAGGACTTCTTTTTAAATCAGAATGAATGGGAAATCTTTGAACATTATATTATCCTATCAGGCTTTATTAAAAATTTTCAGGTCAGAATGAAAAGCAACAACGGTTCTGAGCTGATTGCTGAATTATCTGCTGTTAAAATACATGATAATGAAAATAATGACAGCTATATTGAGGGAATGATTATTGATAAATCGGGAGAAGCACGAAAGATTCTGGAAAAAGAGAATTTGATGTTAAATCTCAAATCCTCCTCTTATCTCCTGCACCAACCATTGAAAACTATTGCAAGAAAAGTGGTCTTTTGCGATGCTTCAGCCACCACCGGGCAATTAATCGAAACCATGCAGATCAATCGTACCGATGCTATTCTGGTTAAGAAAGATAATAACTTCATTGGAATAATAACGGATCATGATTTACGTGACAGAGTTCTCGCACAAGGACTCGGGAAAGATGTTTATGCAGAAGAAGTTCTTACAACTCCTCTGATATGTTTGCCCGAATCTGCCCTTGTCCATGAGGCATTGCTGAAAATGCAGGAAAAAAGAATAAACCATTTACCTGTTACAGGGGATAATCAGAGTGTTACTGGAATAGTATCGGTTAATGATATTTTGCAACTTCAGCAAAATTCAGCTTCTGTACTGATATTAACCATCCAAAATTCAAAATCCCCTGAAGAATGGACAGACCTGAAACCAAAACTCCATACACTCTGCAAAATGTATATTCATGGAGGATCTAAATATCAGACAATCACTGATTTAATAACAAATGTTTCGGATGCGGTTGTTGAAAAGTTATGTATCTGGGCAGAAAATGAATTGGGAAAACCACCTGTCAAATATTCTTTTCTGGCAATAGGAAGTCAGGGCAGGCGGGAATTAACCCTTAAAACAGATCAGGACAATGCTTTGGTATTTGAAAATGTTGAAATTAGTCGCCTTGAAGAGGTGAAAAAATATTTTTTGCAATTCAGCCAGTATATTTGTTATGGACTTGATAAAGCCGGGTTTGACCTGTGTCCGGGCGATCTGATGGCTATGAATCCGAAATGGTGTTTGTCGTTGCAGGAATGGAAAGCTTTATACACAAAATGGATTATTTCCGGTGGAGATGATGAAAGGTTTGAATACACTGCTTTTTTTGATGTACGGAATGTTTTTGGAGATGCTTCGCTTATCTCAGAAATTAAAAATCATATTGCGAATGAATTGTACAAGTCAAAGATATTGTTGCAGTTACTAATTTCAGATATTTCGACTTATAAAACACAGGTGAATGTCTTTGGAAAAATTATCACTGAGAAAACAGACAGGCATCCATCAGCCTTTAATATTAAAACGAGCATAGCTCATATCACCAACCTTGTGCGAATATTATCCCTAAAATTTCAGCTAAATGAGATAAATACTTCAGCAAGGCTTGAAAGTCTTGCCAATATTTCTGGTCTCGACAAACTGTACCTTGAAGAACTTGACTTTGCTTATAACTGGTTAATGTTGCTCAGAATTAAAAATCAGCTTGATGCTATTGAAAAAAATGCCATACCAGATAATTTTATTGATCCGAGATATTTGTCAGAAATAGAATACGATACCACCAGAAAAATTTTGGATTCCATTGCCAAAGCAGGGAAGAAATTAAAATCTATCTTGTGA
- a CDS encoding MerR family transcriptional regulator: protein MKNMIEEKLYYSIGEVAELLNVNQSLIRFWEKEFSDFLKTKKNRNGKRMFTSKEIQTLREIYYLTKNKGFTLQGARNFLQQNKKKLEKEIVIEDTLQKMKTFLLDLNKILDSND from the coding sequence ATTAAAAATATGATTGAAGAAAAATTATATTACTCTATTGGTGAAGTAGCTGAATTACTTAATGTAAATCAATCACTTATACGTTTCTGGGAAAAAGAATTCAGTGATTTTCTCAAAACAAAGAAAAACAGAAATGGTAAAAGAATGTTTACTTCAAAAGAAATTCAGACACTTCGTGAAATATATTATCTGACAAAGAACAAAGGTTTTACCCTGCAAGGCGCCCGGAACTTTCTTCAGCAAAACAAGAAAAAGCTTGAAAAAGAAATAGTTATTGAAGATACCCTGCAAAAAATGAAAACCTTTTTACTTGATTTAAACAAGATTTTAGACAGTAATGACTAA
- a CDS encoding 4-hydroxy-tetrahydrodipicolinate synthase: MKFKGLGVAVITPFTKSLDVDIVAFENIIHQLISNGADYLVLLGTTAETPTLSPAEKRQLLSSAIKINAGKKPVVAGIGGNNTLKIIEEIKSFDFTGIDGILSVVPYYNKPNQKGIYNHFKTIAEACPVPIILYNIPGRTGVNMTAETTLKLANDFKNIQGVKEASGNLDQIMEIIKNKPENFAVISGDDNLTLPLIALGADGVISVIGNAFPDKLSKMISIFPSHPDKAALIHYELMDFIKYLFVEGNPAGIKGLMSLMGYCEKTVRPPLYELSDDVIHKFLELLQS, encoded by the coding sequence ATGAAATTTAAAGGACTTGGTGTTGCTGTAATTACACCTTTTACCAAATCTCTTGATGTTGATATTGTAGCATTTGAAAACATTATTCACCAACTGATTTCAAATGGAGCAGATTATCTGGTTTTACTCGGAACCACAGCCGAAACTCCTACGCTTAGTCCTGCTGAAAAACGACAACTGCTGTCCTCAGCTATTAAAATTAATGCCGGTAAAAAACCTGTAGTAGCCGGAATTGGGGGAAATAACACCCTTAAAATCATTGAAGAAATAAAAAGCTTTGATTTTACTGGTATTGACGGGATTTTATCTGTAGTGCCATACTACAACAAACCCAATCAGAAAGGTATTTACAATCATTTTAAAACAATAGCCGAAGCATGCCCTGTTCCCATTATTTTGTACAACATTCCCGGACGAACCGGTGTTAATATGACCGCTGAAACAACCCTTAAACTGGCTAATGATTTTAAAAACATTCAGGGGGTTAAGGAAGCATCAGGTAATCTCGATCAGATCATGGAAATTATAAAAAACAAACCTGAAAACTTTGCTGTCATTTCAGGAGATGATAATCTGACACTCCCCTTGATTGCGTTAGGAGCCGATGGGGTCATTTCAGTAATCGGAAATGCCTTTCCCGACAAATTATCGAAAATGATTTCAATATTCCCGTCCCATCCGGATAAAGCCGCCCTGATTCATTATGAACTCATGGATTTCATCAAATATCTGTTTGTTGAAGGAAATCCGGCAGGCATCAAAGGGCTAATGTCGCTGATGGGATATTGCGAAAAAACGGTAAGGCCACCATTGTACGAATTAAGTGATGATGTTATTCATAAGTTTCTCGAATTATTACAATCATAA
- a CDS encoding AI-2E family transporter — protein MNIIDTSKPFTFDRTVRIIITALIIYSIIWVLGYLSDVLTPFAIAVIIAYLLNPFTTWVQKYVKIRVLAVLITFIVVISFITALLWLIIPIVSKEVRMMVDLVYNYLYDIDFQKKVSEQIPAPIYKLFEESLNTDKLKEILSDKKLSDNIIPLLQKILPGIWGIITSTATIFASLAGFVIVFLYLVFVLKDYEKFRTGWQELIPERFRSHMIGFVRDFESIMSKYFRNQALIAFIVGILFSIGFVIIKLPLGIILGLFIGLLNMVPYLQTIGIIPCAFSVLLYTLSGDGNIWIMTGKVTAVFVITQSIQDYILTPKIMGKVTGFNPAIIVLSLTIWGKLLGFLGLVIALPLTYLILAYYKRFILNEQIEQSPVETESPGV, from the coding sequence ATGAACATCATTGACACATCAAAACCCTTCACTTTTGACCGGACTGTCAGAATCATCATTACCGCATTAATTATCTATTCCATCATTTGGGTTTTAGGCTATCTGAGTGATGTACTCACCCCATTTGCCATTGCTGTTATTATAGCATATTTGTTAAATCCGTTTACAACATGGGTTCAGAAGTATGTCAAAATCAGGGTTTTGGCTGTCCTTATTACATTTATTGTCGTTATTTCATTCATTACAGCCCTGCTTTGGTTAATTATTCCCATCGTTTCCAAAGAAGTGAGAATGATGGTTGATTTAGTTTACAACTATCTTTATGATATTGATTTTCAGAAAAAAGTAAGTGAGCAAATTCCTGCTCCCATCTACAAGTTATTTGAAGAATCGCTAAACACAGATAAGCTCAAGGAAATTTTATCTGACAAAAAGCTTTCTGACAATATTATACCTTTACTTCAGAAAATTTTACCCGGTATCTGGGGAATTATCACGAGCACAGCAACCATCTTTGCCTCATTAGCCGGCTTTGTTATCGTTTTCCTTTATCTGGTTTTTGTGTTGAAAGATTATGAAAAATTCAGAACCGGATGGCAGGAACTTATTCCTGAAAGGTTCAGATCTCATATGATCGGTTTTGTCAGGGATTTTGAATCTATCATGAGCAAATATTTCAGAAATCAGGCACTGATTGCTTTTATTGTAGGAATTTTATTCAGCATTGGTTTTGTCATCATTAAGCTCCCGCTGGGAATTATTTTAGGCCTTTTTATCGGACTGCTGAACATGGTTCCATACCTTCAAACCATTGGAATTATCCCATGTGCATTCTCCGTATTACTTTATACTCTGAGCGGTGATGGCAACATCTGGATTATGACCGGAAAAGTTACCGCTGTATTTGTAATTACACAATCCATTCAGGACTATATTCTTACCCCAAAAATTATGGGAAAAGTTACTGGTTTTAATCCTGCCATCATCGTATTATCTCTGACTATCTGGGGAAAACTACTTGGTTTTCTTGGCCTTGTGATTGCCTTACCCCTAACCTATCTGATTCTGGCATACTACAAACGTTTTATTTTAAATGAACAAATAGAACAAAGTCCTGTAGAAACTGAAAGCCCGGGAGTTTGA
- a CDS encoding metallophosphoesterase family protein produces the protein MILAIISDIHEDYLSLQKTFRKIEKYPVDEIICLGDITGFNIPAFSYFSSRNASECLNLIKSNCTVLLAGNHDLYAVRKIPTHQTIFNFPENWYELDFSERKKLAENKVWLYEDNELLSLLDSAEKEFIRLLPEYHVFNSAHGDILFSHSCFPDPSGSTTFFPSGYLDLKQHFAFMKEKNCRISFFGHGHVQGIELCFRKSYQFMSFGEYFLDNQIYSVSCPAIARGNNRVNGFVIFDTESLSLKVIEVN, from the coding sequence ATGATTTTAGCAATTATTTCAGATATTCATGAGGATTATCTTTCACTTCAGAAAACATTCAGGAAAATCGAAAAATATCCGGTTGATGAAATAATATGCCTGGGAGATATTACAGGATTCAATATTCCGGCTTTTTCCTATTTTTCATCAAGAAATGCCTCTGAATGTCTCAACCTGATTAAATCTAATTGTACAGTTTTGCTTGCCGGGAATCATGATTTATATGCTGTCAGAAAAATTCCCACGCATCAGACTATTTTTAACTTTCCGGAAAACTGGTATGAGCTGGATTTCAGTGAAAGGAAAAAACTGGCTGAAAATAAAGTCTGGCTTTATGAAGACAATGAACTTTTGTCACTTTTAGATTCAGCTGAAAAAGAATTTATTCGTTTATTACCTGAATATCATGTATTCAATAGCGCCCATGGAGATATTTTATTTTCACACTCCTGTTTCCCTGATCCTTCAGGATCTACTACGTTTTTCCCATCGGGTTATCTTGATTTAAAACAACATTTTGCGTTCATGAAAGAGAAAAACTGCCGGATTAGTTTTTTCGGGCATGGTCATGTTCAGGGGATTGAATTGTGTTTCCGAAAAAGTTACCAGTTTATGTCTTTTGGAGAATATTTTCTTGATAATCAGATATATTCTGTTTCATGCCCTGCTATTGCCAGAGGAAATAACAGAGTTAATGGTTTTGTGATATTTGATACAGAATCATTATCTTTGAAGGTAATTGAAGTGAACTGA
- a CDS encoding M23 family metallopeptidase: protein MPKTKYRFNPELLIFEKHRLSFWGIVFRVVGISFTIIALAFVFNLLTSSLLSTPKERILLRELENTRQQYKILNEQLDLLEKVVNDLEYRDENIYRTLFEAEPIPSSVRNAGYGGVEKYKRLEGYSNSKMMIETTKKVDRLSKKLYILSKSYDEIAKLAENKEDMLASIPAIQPVKVSKKISISSGFGYRFHPIYKVRKFHEGLDFIGPVGTPIFATGNGTVIKTERTRSGYGNVVIINHGYGYQTIYAHLHTITVRQGQKVKRGEQIGTMGSTGLSTAPHLHYEVILGKTKLNPVFFFYNDLTPDEFEEILRQAEQANQTLD from the coding sequence ATGCCAAAGACAAAATATCGTTTTAACCCGGAACTGCTTATTTTTGAAAAACACAGGTTATCTTTCTGGGGAATAGTTTTTCGTGTAGTTGGGATTTCTTTTACCATAATTGCACTTGCTTTTGTTTTCAATCTTCTGACCTCTTCCCTGTTGTCAACACCAAAAGAAAGAATACTATTACGTGAATTGGAAAACACCCGTCAACAATATAAAATTCTGAATGAACAACTTGATCTGCTTGAAAAAGTTGTCAATGACCTTGAATACAGAGATGAAAACATTTACAGGACACTTTTTGAGGCCGAGCCCATTCCGTCAAGCGTCAGAAATGCCGGATACGGAGGAGTGGAAAAATATAAACGACTGGAAGGATATTCCAATTCAAAAATGATGATTGAAACCACCAAGAAAGTGGACAGGCTTTCAAAAAAGTTGTATATTCTGAGCAAATCGTATGACGAAATTGCCAAACTGGCTGAAAATAAAGAAGATATGCTTGCTTCCATTCCAGCCATTCAGCCTGTAAAAGTTTCTAAAAAGATCAGCATCTCGTCAGGTTTTGGCTATCGTTTTCATCCCATTTACAAGGTTCGTAAATTTCACGAAGGACTTGACTTTATCGGGCCTGTCGGGACACCCATTTTCGCAACCGGCAACGGAACAGTTATTAAAACTGAAAGAACGCGTTCAGGATATGGTAATGTGGTAATTATCAACCATGGATACGGTTATCAAACCATTTACGCTCACCTCCATACCATTACTGTCAGACAAGGGCAGAAAGTTAAACGGGGAGAGCAAATCGGTACCATGGGCAGTACCGGCCTTAGCACTGCTCCTCATTTGCATTACGAAGTAATTTTAGGTAAAACAAAGCTAAACCCTGTATTTTTCTTTTATAATGACCTGACACCTGACGAATTTGAAGAAATTCTCAGGCAGGCAGAACAGGCAAATCAGACATTAGATTAA